From Hydra vulgaris chromosome 15, alternate assembly HydraT2T_AEP, one genomic window encodes:
- the LOC136072152 gene encoding mitochondrial import inner membrane translocase subunit Tim21-like — translation MQKLKFLPIVKIYHRSLQIKIFSKPFENSYVLGASIRRFGQQSIRSYNQLSEDVKRNESAITVSAKVKQVGKDASYMGILLIGFGVTGALIWYIASELIFSFSSNAVYSKALKLVKDHPLVVEEIGNSIKGYGEETSRGRRRHVNYQQYVVDDVNYMRVQFYVSGSKRKGTVYADAMETSRGNFQFRYIFVEMQGYPVSQPIVVLDNR, via the exons atgcaaaaactaaaGTTTCTCCCAATTGTGAAGATTTATCATAGATCTTtacagataaaaatatttagtaagcCTTTTGAGAATTCATATGTATTGGGTGCCTCGATTCGTCGATTTGGGCAACAAAGTATTAGATCATATAACCAGCTTTCAGAGGATGTAAAACGAAATGAGAGTGCCATTACAGTTTCTGCAAAAG TAAAGCAAGTTGGAAAAGATGCTTCTTACATGGGAATATTGCTTATAGGGTTTGGAGTAACag GTGCTCTTATATGGTATATTGCAAGTGAACTTATATTTAGTTTCAGCTCAAATGCTGTATATTCGAAAGCATTGAAACTTGTAAAAGATCATCCTTTG GTTGTTGAGGAAATTGGTAATAGTATAAAAGGGTATGGTGAAGAAACTTCAAGAGGAAGAAGAAGACATGTGAA tTATCAACAGTATGTTGTTGATGATGTGAACTACATGAGAGTACAATTCTATGTATCAGGTAGCAAGCGTAAGGGAACTGTTTATGCTGACGCAATGGAG ACATCTCGCGGTAATTTCCAGTTTCGCTATATCTTTGTTGAAATGCAAGGATATCCTGTCTCCCAACCAATAGTTGTTTTAGATAATAGATAA
- the LOC136092479 gene encoding actin-related protein 2/3 complex subunit 4: MAATLKPYLNAVRASLEAAMCLESFSSQIVERHIKPEVEVRGSKELLLTPICIARNEKEKVLIEGSINSVRVSIAVKQADEIEKILCHKFMRFMMLRAENFFILRRKPIKGYDISFLISNTHIEQMYKKKLVDFIIQFMEEIDKEISEMKLSLNARARISAEEFLKNF, encoded by the coding sequence ATGGCTGCAACTTTAAAACCTTACTTAAATGCTGTTCGAGCATCTTTAGAAGCTGCAATGTGTTTAGAATCTTTTTCATCTCAAATTGTTGAAAGGCATATAAAGCCAGAAGTTGAAGTGAGAGGAAGTAAAGAACTCTTACTTACTCCTATTTGTATTGCACGTAATgagaaagaaaaagttttaattgaagGATCTATTAATTCAGTGCGTGTAAGTATTGCTGTTAAACAAGCTGAtgagattgaaaaaattttatgtcaCAAATTCATGAGATTTATGATGCTTCGAGcggaaaacttttttatcttgaGACGTAAGCCTATAAAAGGCTACGACATCAGTTTCCTTATCTCAAATACGCATATTGAGCAAATGTACAAAAAGAAGTTGGTGGATTTTATTATTCAGTTTATGGAAGAAATTGATAAAGAAATTAGTGAGATGAAGTTATCATTGAATGCAAGAGCTCGTATTTCTGCTGAAGAGTTTCTTAAAAACTTCTAA